Proteins encoded within one genomic window of Candidatus Kryptoniota bacterium:
- the lolA gene encoding outer membrane lipoprotein chaperone LolA yields the protein MPSRNFKVRLLLISSAQFFLFYFSPIQLSRAGDNPTASEIVRNVQDKYKQIDDAVIKFTQTVVLPLSKIVKTTEGTLYLKKGNKYRIESENRIVVTDGKTSWFYLAGPKQVVIDNYRDDKNTVNPDRFLLDVPTDYFAVLLATQKSDKDTTYILRLTPKSDDSFIRAIKISIDGSWTVRRAEVSDMNDTKSTYTVDDLKINTGLSDSDFKFIPPKDAQVVDMRSR from the coding sequence ATGCCAAGCCGGAACTTCAAAGTCCGACTCCTCCTGATTTCGTCGGCGCAATTCTTCTTATTCTATTTCTCTCCTATTCAATTATCCCGGGCGGGGGACAATCCCACGGCTTCCGAAATCGTCCGGAACGTTCAGGACAAGTACAAGCAGATCGATGACGCGGTAATAAAATTTACACAGACAGTTGTACTTCCGCTTTCGAAGATCGTGAAAACTACCGAGGGAACTCTTTATCTCAAGAAGGGAAACAAATACAGGATAGAATCGGAAAACCGGATCGTTGTCACCGACGGCAAAACCTCTTGGTTCTATCTTGCCGGACCGAAGCAGGTCGTCATCGACAATTACCGCGACGACAAGAACACGGTGAACCCCGACAGATTCCTCCTCGATGTCCCGACGGACTATTTTGCCGTCCTCCTCGCGACACAGAAGTCCGACAAAGATACGACTTACATCCTTCGCCTCACCCCGAAGAGTGACGACTCATTCATTCGCGCCATAAAGATTTCGATCGACGGAAGCTGGACGGTGCGCAGAGCGGAAGTCTCCGACATGAACGATACGAAATCCACTTACACTGTCGACGATCTGAAGATCAACACGGGATTATCAGATTCTGATTTCAAATTCATTCCCCCGAAGGACGCCCAGGTCGTGGACATGAGAAGCCGCTGA
- a CDS encoding DNA translocase FtsK, whose amino-acid sequence MKESPKKNQKAQDSAPKERKPKKSLRSELINFSLIVISILVTLSICSYSQADDSKLDQIGSGFTDMFKNIFKLLIGDESIRTTADTVHNWLGIFGAYIAEFFVNSTLGYFAIGFPLILFVFSWTALLKKDFKKAARVSTMVLIYSIAIAVLSGYLKTLFGTDKFGKEWYGLVGEFSALTLVRAFGAVGGGAVIFLLIFALVVFTLKISPQELISAFGWAAATLAAGIRNAAVSIFSRKTQAEGIRIAKPADQPRSSREEETQVKIVRDDLKSKPDTGLIDEAKELVRRTLSRTEDEEEPVPEEEPEEEEAGERTLYTRKSVPVRDEADESTAGNVEEEIEYTAPPLDLLDIPIQVDKIPDEELRANAELLRSKLEVFDIQIESVSVIPGPVVTLYELVPASGVKISRITSLSDDLALALQARGIRIIAPIPGKGAVGVEIPNHKPQLVNFRSVVSSAKFQDLRFNLPIAMGKTITGEIFVDDLSRMPHLLIAGATGSGKSVGINTIMMSMIYKLHPSEIKFVIIDPKKIELSLYRKLNRHFLAVSPDVPEEIITEAGNAVLALKSAEAEMDARYSLLAKAGVRNIQDFNKKLEDGKLKDSEESKFIKLPYIVIVIDELADLMLTAAHEVEDPITRLAQLARAVGIHLVLATQRPSVDVITGLIKANFPARIAYQVASRIDSRTILDQNGAEQLLGNGDMLYLPAGSSKPERMQNSFLTSDEIEKVVDFIAAQKGYSRPYQLPSVLTRKKNGGGETGEFDDMFEEAAILVVRHQQASTSFLQRRLKLGYGRAARVIDELENAGIIGPFEGSKGREVLVENEEQLDQKLREMGI is encoded by the coding sequence ATAAAAGAATCGCCTAAGAAAAATCAAAAGGCGCAGGACAGCGCGCCGAAAGAAAGAAAGCCGAAAAAATCCCTCCGATCAGAATTAATTAACTTTTCCCTGATCGTGATTTCAATCCTCGTAACTCTTAGCATCTGTTCCTACTCTCAAGCGGACGACTCGAAGCTGGATCAAATCGGATCCGGATTCACCGATATGTTCAAAAACATTTTCAAACTCCTTATCGGCGACGAAAGCATACGTACGACTGCAGACACCGTGCATAACTGGCTTGGAATTTTCGGCGCGTACATCGCTGAATTCTTTGTCAATTCAACGCTGGGGTATTTCGCGATCGGATTCCCGCTAATCCTGTTTGTATTCAGCTGGACCGCACTTCTGAAGAAGGACTTTAAGAAAGCCGCCCGCGTCAGCACGATGGTATTGATTTACTCGATTGCAATTGCGGTTTTGTCGGGATATTTGAAGACCCTGTTCGGTACCGATAAATTCGGAAAAGAGTGGTACGGACTCGTCGGCGAATTTTCGGCGCTTACACTCGTCCGGGCGTTCGGTGCCGTAGGCGGGGGAGCCGTCATCTTCCTCCTTATCTTTGCTCTTGTGGTGTTTACGCTGAAGATCTCGCCGCAGGAATTGATCTCCGCGTTCGGCTGGGCCGCAGCAACTCTTGCCGCCGGTATAAGGAACGCTGCGGTTTCAATTTTCTCGAGGAAGACTCAAGCAGAAGGAATCAGAATCGCGAAACCGGCCGACCAGCCGAGGTCCTCACGTGAGGAGGAAACACAGGTCAAGATCGTCCGCGACGATTTGAAATCGAAACCTGATACCGGCCTCATCGATGAAGCGAAGGAACTTGTGAGAAGGACCCTTTCCAGAACCGAAGACGAGGAAGAGCCGGTTCCGGAAGAGGAGCCGGAGGAGGAAGAGGCCGGGGAACGCACGCTTTACACGAGGAAGAGCGTGCCGGTTCGGGATGAAGCCGACGAATCGACTGCCGGGAATGTCGAGGAAGAGATCGAATATACCGCGCCGCCGCTCGACCTGCTCGATATTCCGATACAGGTGGACAAAATCCCGGACGAGGAACTACGCGCGAACGCGGAGCTCCTGCGATCAAAACTCGAAGTCTTCGATATCCAGATAGAGAGCGTCAGCGTAATCCCCGGACCGGTGGTGACCCTTTACGAACTTGTGCCGGCAAGCGGGGTGAAGATCAGCCGTATCACAAGTCTCTCAGACGATCTGGCGCTCGCGCTTCAGGCTCGCGGCATCAGGATAATCGCGCCGATACCGGGAAAAGGCGCCGTGGGAGTCGAGATCCCGAACCACAAGCCGCAGCTCGTTAATTTCCGAAGCGTGGTATCATCCGCAAAATTCCAGGACCTCCGCTTCAATCTTCCCATCGCAATGGGGAAGACCATCACCGGTGAAATCTTTGTCGACGATCTGTCACGCATGCCGCATCTCCTGATCGCCGGTGCGACGGGATCAGGCAAGAGCGTCGGGATCAACACGATAATGATGAGCATGATCTATAAGCTTCATCCGAGCGAAATCAAATTTGTAATTATAGATCCGAAAAAAATCGAGCTGTCGCTGTACAGGAAACTCAACAGACATTTTCTCGCGGTGTCGCCGGATGTCCCGGAGGAAATCATAACGGAAGCCGGCAACGCGGTACTCGCGTTGAAATCGGCCGAGGCGGAAATGGACGCGCGATATTCGCTTCTCGCGAAAGCCGGCGTCAGAAATATTCAGGATTTCAACAAGAAACTCGAAGATGGCAAACTGAAAGACTCCGAAGAGTCGAAGTTCATTAAACTACCATATATCGTGATTGTAATCGACGAGCTCGCCGACCTTATGCTGACCGCCGCGCACGAAGTTGAGGACCCAATCACCAGGCTGGCACAGCTCGCAAGAGCGGTAGGGATACATCTCGTCCTCGCGACACAGCGACCTTCAGTGGATGTCATCACCGGGCTCATCAAAGCAAACTTTCCTGCCCGTATTGCGTACCAGGTTGCGTCGCGCATAGATTCCCGCACGATTCTCGACCAGAATGGAGCGGAACAACTTCTCGGGAACGGCGACATGCTTTATCTTCCCGCCGGCAGCTCCAAGCCGGAAAGAATGCAGAACTCGTTCCTCACGTCTGACGAAATCGAAAAGGTGGTAGACTTTATTGCAGCCCAGAAAGGTTACTCGAGGCCCTACCAGCTCCCTTCGGTCCTCACAAGAAAGAAGAACGGCGGCGGCGAGACGGGCGAATTCGACGATATGTTTGAGGAAGCCGCTATCCTGGTTGTCAGACATCAGCAAGCATCGACCTCGTTCCTTCAAAGACGTCTGAAACTTGGTTACGGAAGAGCAGCGAGGGTGATAGACGAACTCGAGAATGCCGGCATCATCGGACCGTTCGAGGGAAGTAAAGGACGAGAAGTCCTCGTTGAAAACGAGGAACAACTCGACCAGAAACTTCGCGAGATGGGAATATAA
- a CDS encoding 2-phosphosulfolactate phosphatase has translation MKIEVFFSPAGVDELGMRGRNVVIIDVLRATTTICTALRNGAREIIPTPDLENATKISSNLSAESKLLGGERMGKKIDGFDLGNSPLEYTPLVVGGKTVVFTTTNGAGAIHKCRYASMALIGSFVNVSSVVQAIVDVGGTWTILCSGQQGSFSVEDATCAGMIISKVEAVSEVETDDAGLNAVILYKNYKKSILGMLRKSAHGKYLISIGFADDLEFCAAVDSVPVLPSADGLGVKLKANKLAANG, from the coding sequence ATGAAGATTGAAGTTTTCTTTTCACCCGCGGGTGTGGACGAACTCGGCATGCGCGGCAGGAACGTTGTCATCATCGATGTCTTGCGCGCGACCACGACGATCTGCACAGCTCTCCGAAACGGTGCGCGCGAAATCATCCCAACACCTGACCTGGAAAACGCGACCAAGATCTCATCAAACCTGAGCGCCGAGTCGAAACTTCTCGGCGGTGAGCGCATGGGAAAGAAGATCGACGGCTTCGACCTTGGGAATTCCCCACTCGAATACACTCCCCTTGTAGTCGGGGGCAAGACCGTCGTGTTTACTACCACCAACGGAGCCGGCGCGATTCACAAATGTCGGTACGCGTCAATGGCGCTCATAGGAAGTTTCGTTAATGTCTCCTCAGTGGTCCAGGCAATTGTCGACGTAGGCGGGACGTGGACGATTCTCTGCTCCGGACAGCAGGGATCATTCTCTGTCGAAGACGCGACATGTGCCGGAATGATCATTTCAAAAGTCGAAGCGGTATCGGAAGTTGAGACGGATGACGCGGGACTGAACGCGGTCATTCTCTACAAGAATTATAAGAAAAGCATTTTAGGCATGTTGAGAAAGTCTGCTCACGGGAAGTATCTAATCTCCATCGGGTTCGCCGACGATCTGGAATTTTGCGCGGCCGTAGATAGCGTACCGGTGCTTCCTTCGGCGGACGGGCTCGGAGTAAAACTGAAGGCAAATAAACTTGCGGCAAATGGTTGA